A region of the Mugil cephalus isolate CIBA_MC_2020 chromosome 23, CIBA_Mcephalus_1.1, whole genome shotgun sequence genome:
GAGAACAGTTGGAGGGAAAAACCTTTTACTTGCCTCTGAAAGAACAACCTGTGCTGCTACTGGCTTGCGATGACGACTGAGCCCGGCAGGTGAATGACTGGGTCCCACTGTCATTTTAATTACCGGCAGATCCCGATTTTGCTCTTATGTGGCCCCATAGAGGCGCCGCTTAAGTGTTTCCTGAAGTGCAAAATCCTCAGTatgtagggggaaaaaaaacacccagtaagaaaaaaaaaaaagataagaaaaataacaccTTCGTTGCACGGATCAAAAGTTCTGCCTTATTATTTATGCAACTTGCCTTTTGAAATTCAGAAAACGTCTACCGCGGGAGATGAGGGTACACGCTGGACGGGGCTGGCGCTCGCCTGCTTTAATGGCCTATATAAAGGTAAGTTAACAGCGGGGGAAATGTTTTACAGCCAAGATGAAGTGAAGAAGGTGCAAATCTCATTGCTTTGTGTGGGGCCCTTAAATTTTTATGTCGGAAAGTGCCATGGGTGTTGCATTCGGTATGAAGCAGGTGAGTTCTCTCCAAAATGGATGGCTTCCAGCGCTGTGAAGAAATCCATCCCGAGCTCCTCTGCAAACGAGCCGGCGTGTTAACACTGTTGACACTAGTGATGTAGGTGACCGGGCTGCGCGCACAGAGacggaggcagagggaggacgGCCGAGTGTGCGCTGGAGTCCCTCCGGCGGTTTTCAGCGTTTGCCTCCGTGACCCAGAACCACCTCCTGACAAAAGTGCTACCTCGTTTCAATGCTAATGCGCCGTTCCGGGTGTTTTCAAAGCCGCTGTTTATTAAGATTCAGCTTACCTGAGAGGCGCCGGTTAATCCCGTAGATCCCCGCAGAGCTGCTGTGCACCGAGAGGTCACGGAGATAGTGTTTAAATAGACTCCTGTACCGCTCCGAAGGGGCCGAGCGCGGGCCGAGCGAAGAGGCAGGCGTCGGGATTAACCGCCGCTCTGATTGTCGCCTCCtcgtgtttgtgttattgtcgGTATCTGTGTGAACTCTGCAGCGGTCGCGACCTCGAGGCTCTGAAAGTACAGAAAAGTCAAATGGGCTGCACGCGGACGCCGTtgaatggaagaaaaacaaacccagacGGGACCTCCAGCTGGAGAATGTGCATAGCTGTTTACATGTCGTCGGCAAATTATTTAactcaggtttttatttttgaaagtgcACGAAGGGTCCACGTTACGATGAGCGGTCGTGGTTCGTACGGCCTCAGGGGAAGGAGCCTCCTTCATCAGCCTCTCGGTTTCCGGCCATGATGGAGGTCAGAGAGGGAGAGTTTCTGGTTGGGGTGGTGAGTGGTAACACGGTAACGCATCACGTCACAGAGCTAGTTCACCGGCCTCCAAAGATGCCACATCTAAATCCAGCTGTCATGTCAACATGGAGCAATCCCTAAATCAATGAAGAATAAAAGTCCTAttgaaggttaaaaaaaataaaagaagaaaaaaaagtggtactAGCAAGGCAtatctaataaagtggccaatTCAGAACAAATCTAGTCTTTTCAAAGCACTCTTTATGCAGCTAAAAGATCAGAAACCGActattattcagtgttttaggACGATTACCCTTGAAACCGTCCTGGGACTCTGAATAATCTACTTTTAGGACTGGGCGTGCAAAAGCACGCGCTTCAGTGAGATCAGCTCATTCCAAGCAGCCCCATAGTATCCAGATTATTCATAGCCCCCTCCAGGAAAAATACATCGATCCGAATATTATATTTGTTGACGTGCGTGATGACTGATAGCCTCGTGATGACTTCATGTGAAACCCAGAGGAAGAGCGTTCTCCTCGGGCTTGGGGAGAGCACCTCGGGGAAAAATTTGGCATGGGGTGATGTCGAGGTGAAGGTTTCCCCTCTGTCTTTcaccccaccctccacccccaacACACCCCAGGTGCgtgaacccccccccacccgccccGTAACTCATCTCTTCATGGCTTCTTATATCAGCTGCCCGATCACGTTCCGAGAGCGCCAGCCGGTTTTAATCACACTCTGCTTGTAGTGCTTCCAGCGGCCATCGCTACAGCTGAGGGAGAACCAGGGGAAGGTGGAGGCGAGGCGAATACCAACCAGGGGGGTGGTTCATGAGCTGACGATAGATCCTGCATCAGCACAGATAAAGCTACTATAGGAGAGATCCgggcaataaataaaatccaaatctttgtttttgtgtagatTATTAATGTACCTTTATCCCCTTTTCCACCAGCAGATGGCACTGAGCAACTGGATCTATTTAAGGAAGATAACTGTGCGAAACAGCTGATTCTGAGCTTAGGTCAAATAATAGATGTATTAAGAGAATACGAATAATCCACACAAATtggtgcaaaataaataaataaaattggagaaaatgtatttacactTCAGTAGAAACTCCCGGCTGTCTGCACGTTTCACCCCGATGGCCCCTCCTCGTGTGATAACCGTGCAAAGAAGGAGCCGCAAGCCTTCAGGCTGCTGCTCCGCCAGacaacatccacatccacatccacagagACGCCACTGTATCTGCTGGGTGGCCACTGACGCCGCCTCGCTCGCGCGTGCCTCCACTGACATCTCTTGGCCTGATGCAAAACTGTAACAGGGAGGAAGCTGAGGCTGCATAGAAAGCAGCAGATGATAATGAAAACTGGTACAAACACGTGCTGATTTTTAAGGAGAAAGCATCGGCAATTCCTTCAAAATTCGGTcattgtcaaaaaataaattgctCCAAATTTGTGCctaaaataaagaggaaacatataagtgtttactttttctttaatctttaatctaaccttttttttttgacaacctagtacattaaaaataaacacacacacacatagcctgtaatgtttgtttcattactGTGACCGGCCACCAGGGGCGCTGGTCAACTATTTGTTGCTCCTTCCTACCGCTTAAGAAAAGGCTGAGGATAGAACCACGTGTAGTTTGAGCATGCGCACTGGTCATTGTTGTTACCAGTCGGCTGTTTTGGCTGTCACTTTGAGAAATGGTGAGAAAACACCGGGGGAATCCGTTGTTATTAAAGCGCAGAGACACAAATTTAATGCGTTCGGTTGAGTTCTTATTTTAGCTGAAAACAACATGGAGTTCGGTGGAAACGCTCCACTGTGAGGGTTTTCGAAAAGGATTGTGAAATTTAGCTGGACAGTTTCACTCTAAATGCTGTTTGCATGTGCGTGGTTTCTGATTTTGTGAATGGGATCTCTAGATGATCTGCAGGTGAGGACCTCAGATGGAGGCAGCGCGTGAGGAGGTCCGTGGAgccaatgaggaggaggaggtggaggaggaagcagccaTGCTCTGGTCCATCCAGGAGGCTCTGGAGAGGCAGACCCAGCAGATTGGAGCATCAGCCTGCGGGGCCACAGCGGTGGTGGACGTGCTGAAGGCCCTCGGCGTGGACGTGGCCCCTGAGGAGGCCGACCGCTGCGTCCAGACCCGCCTGAGGAGGAACGAGTCGCCGCTGCCTGACTACCTACTGTCCCGGAGTGAAGCTGGTAAATGTCCTCAGGAGGATGGAAACAAAACAGTTGCCTGGTGCAGCTGGACTTATAATGTGAGCCGTGCATGCAGATCAGAGCCGCGTATCTGCACGCACTGACTcccaggaaacaaaaaaacttaaacCAGACCATAATGAAGGgaataaaatgcaacaaagaGTTAAATAAGTAGATGAATTAAACCAGTTGCCTCACAGACTGAAGTGTTGCAGATGCTAGCTGAGGCTATAACCTTCACGCTGAGTGATGCTCTGTAACGTCTCGAACCTATAAGTGCTGTTCCCTGCCAGCGTGACAGCTGGCTGCACTGCCAACCAGGCACATTCAGAAGCACCCTCTTGAATTATCCGCTTTTATGTCTCCCACGGGAGagactttaatttttttatttatttttttcaagtttcaCGTCGATTTTTCAGGCGTTTAGCTCAAATCGCCTTCACACACACGTGTAAGtggaaaagaaacatttattatttgttattatttgagGATAACAGTGGGATTCTGTGCGCCGCCAGGTGCGACGCACTCTCAGCTCATCCGCGGAGCTCAGGAGGCCAGCGGCGGGGAGGTGATCGGCCGCTtcttccacctccaccctcGCCGCCGGGTCAGGCTGGCGCCCTGGCTCGCGCGCTGGATCCGCCGCGGCGCCGTCCCCGTGGCGACCATGAACATGCAGGTGGCCGTGCCCGAGGGCGAGGAGGTGCCCGACGCCTGGCACCACCAGCTCGTGTTTGGAGCCGCGCCCAACCACGTTTTCATGACCAACCCTCTGGACGTAGGTGAGAAGAAGCGAGGAGGCGACGTCCGTCGGGGAGGGTTCAAGAGAGGGTGCGATgggggtttttgttttgtgttgcagtgAGCGAGGGAGAGTTGCACCAGCGTCTCTGCAGCGAATCCGTGCTGCTGATCCGCAGAGAGGACGTGCTGCAGAGATGGACGCCCGACTGCTCCCTGTGCAGCCTCTCGGATAATCAGCCTGACCCTCGGTGGAAGGCCCTGGATGTTGAAGGTTAAGCAGACACTTGCTCTTcccttcacatttcacatctgaCGGACAAgcagcagtgttttgtttttcctctcgtCTGCAGGTCAGGTGAGGCAGatggtcctggaggaggaggaggaggaggaggagaagcaggatCGACCCAAGTCGACGCACGTCACGATCCCCGCCGCGTACAGTTCAGGCGTCACGCTCTTCGCTCGGCGGCAGTCAGAGCTGGGGCAAGAGCTCCTCGATGCTCCTGAGCTCCCTTTAATGTTTACAGATGCTGGTGTTTAGGATCAACACGTATCAGCGCGAGCTGACTTCATACTTCATACTGGAAGAGATGCAAACAATATGCAGGTTTTCACGCTGGAGACGCATTTTCTCTGTCATTGTTGTGCAAAAATAGATGTCAAAATCAACTTCTAACTGACTGTCTTCTGTCTGTGCCGACGCGTACTCCCCTTCAGACCCCGTCCGACCCCGTCCGACCCTACGTGGCCACTTCGCGCCACCTCCCACTTAACTTTAGAGTCGACTTTCAGAATGTATCGATCTCTTTCAGGAGCAGTAAATGGAGCGGCTCCAGCTTATATTTCAGAGGCGTTATGTGAACGGGCTTATATCAGCACGCTGATCTCCTGCGATCGCTTCAAAGGCCGGGGAGTCGGGGCTGCGACGTCGGCACAGTTAAAAGGATAAAAGCTCATCTGTCATCTTAAAGGCCATTGTTAACTCACTTGTCTGACTCGGGTTGCTGCAGATGTCTGATCTCGGCcggcacaattaaaaaaaagggtattcttcatctcttttccaggttttaattaaaataaaaatgacttttgactaatatctgtatttcattttctagCATTAATCATTGGAATAATTATATACAAATGGCAGTAAATTCTTAAATGGAAAGTGTGAGAATTTGTATTAGATTTAATTTCATGGCATGtcgtttgtatttttaaataaatgttatacataaaaatgtactAGAAagagagatgtaaaaataaattagtcCAAATTATTTATGTAAGTTTTTCCTTGCATTGAACAACACATGGAGATTATCACAAAGGATATGTGCATttctgatgtttatttattttttaaatagattttttaatAGATAGAATTGTAATGGTTCAATTTGTATttagaaatgaatttaaataaatcaagtatgtaacatttttactttactgaaaaaaagacaattatacaaataaattacactTGATTCTAAAAATGTTCACCTGCGCTTTGCAGGGAAGATAACCTAGTATGTCTAATTAACTACAAATCCCATGATGCACCTGACAGCATTTAATTCTTAAATGGAGAGtgagaaaaactaaattatttctTATCTATTTATGTTAATtccaattaaatttaatttcattggaacatttatgtatttttaaatgaatataattcataaaaaaaaatgtactacaaacagaaatataaaaacatatatttaatttttcccTTGCATTTAACGCAGGAATAATTACACATGGACAGTATCACAAAGGATATGTGCATTTTCtatcgtttatttattttaatcgaGTTCCTGTCATTTcaatggttaaataaataaaatatatagcaCTGTACTTGActagtatatttataaattatagtttattattattatttttttaatcacctGCGCTTGGGGCTAGCAGCTAACATGACTAATTAACTACAATTCCCATGATGCACCTGACAGCTACACCCCGAGGAAGTCGAAGAGTCCCAAAAAGTTGCACCAAATTAGTTCGCGCCACAGAAAAAGGTAAGAAATAGACCCGCATGTCCAACTTTATGCCACTGTTTTCACGCTCTGTCGCCCTGTAAAGTGACCCTGCTAACTGTGTGTAGCTTCGGTGTGTAGTTCACAGCGGCGTTAAACAGGATCCACGTGGTTCGCGTAAtaatgtgtgagtgtgatgtGATAACAGACTTTGCGTCAGTCCGCAGACTGGGAGCAGAGGCTTCACATCTCGACTCCTGTCCTGTCGTGTCCTGCACTGCACTGGGCTCCgtctatttcctgcttcacacGTCCACGAACACGCACAGGTGAGTGTTTAAACTTGATGCTAAGCGCCCACCTCTCTGCACATTCGTATGCTACCGAAGCTAAAGTAAGTTAACAGCCGGATAGCTAAGATAAAGTGACTAAAAGGTAAAAACTTACTTGCACACAGACGAACATTTGCATCTGTttatgtgcagtttttttttatatatatatatatatatatatatatattgtgtttaaTATAGGAGCTCATTCATCTCCATTGTGATAAGAAAGGAAAACACCACAAGCTTAGCAGTGTCTAAAGTGGGATATCTTAAAGCAACATGCGTTTTCTGGCTCATGCATTTAATTTGCAGCCGGACATGTGACTCACGTGAGCGGAGTGATTTCAATCAAAGCCGGTGATTTGACTTAATTGTGGAACATGCGCACCCACTGTGCAACACTCGTCCCTTTGTGCATAGGTCTTGTGTCTTTTCCCATCGCATCTGCACACGCAGGCCTCTGTGGGGTTGCACAACCCTCAGAGTTAAGAGTTTAAAAGGTTGCGGGTTCAGTGCAGATCGGGATGGTTTGAACTCTGACCTCCTTTTTGAGTGTCTCTTCAGGTTAAAAAAGGAGCATTGGCTTCCACTGAGTGATCAGTCAATCCCTTCAAACACACTAAATGATTAAATCACAGCCGCTTCGAGAGTGGAGACTGAAGCTGTGGTGGGTCATCCCGCTGataatggttttgtttttcaatgcaAATGAGCCCTTCCTTCCAGTTGCTGGTGATTTAGCCTTGCCTGGTGACCACAGCATGTAATTGTTGactggtgtttttgttctagTTGATTGCATCCCTGTTAGTGTGGCGTTACAAGATAATATAGGGCCCCGGGCCGGAGGAAAGGTCAGCGCGCCCTCGCGGCTTTAGCAGACTCCCTTTGCTATAGGTCAATCTTTGCATGCAATTAAACGCGACTTTACGGGCGATTAACGGCGGTTGAAGGTTGGTGTGACACCCCACCCCCTTTTTGAATCGTTCAGGTGCAATGGCCGAGCGGGTGCTGGTGGTCGGCGGCGGCGGGCGGGAGCACGCTCTGGCCTGGAAGCTGGCGCAGTCGCCCCAGGTCCAGCAGGTCCTGGTGGCGCCGGGGAACGCAGGGACGGCCGGCAGCGGGAAGATCAGCAACTCTGGTAAGAAAACTAGACTAAGAAAACAGGTCAGGAGCTTGAATTCGTTGACCTGATGGGGTGATTCTGTCCTTTCGTGCAGAGGTGTCCATCAGTAACCACGCCATCTTGGCTCAGTTCTGCAAGGATCACCACGTTgggttggtggtggtcggaCCCGAGGTTCCACTTGCAGCCGGTAAACAATCAGTGTCCTCTTAACTGTTTTTCTATCTCCAATGAcgggatttattttaattttccctcccCTGCCGCGTCCTCTCAAAGGCATCGTCGACGACCTGACGGCGGCCGGCGTCCCGTGCTTCGGACCTTCGGCCAAAGCGGCTCAGCTGGAGGCCAGTAAGAGCTTCTCCAAAGCCTTCATGGAGCGGCACGGCATCCCCACGGCACGCTACGGCTCCTTCACTGACCCCCAGGAGGCCTGCAGCTACATCCGCACGTCAGTACactaaaccataggtcttcatctttggttgattagacattttttatatatattttttttattttaaatttccttaaccctctggagtcgatGGACGCGCCGGTGCGTCCAAGTCACactttaagacgacgtagcagcgaGACGCAGCATCACTGACTCTCTGCTTAAACTTTTATAGAAAGG
Encoded here:
- the LOC125000888 gene encoding uncharacterized protein LOC125000888, which codes for MEAAREEVRGANEEEEVEEEAAMLWSIQEALERQTQQIGASACGATAVVDVLKALGVDVAPEEADRCVQTRLRRNESPLPDYLLSRSEAGATHSQLIRGAQEASGGEVIGRFFHLHPRRRVRLAPWLARWIRRGAVPVATMNMQVAVPEGEEVPDAWHHQLVFGAAPNHVFMTNPLDVVSEGELHQRLCSESVLLIRREDVLQRWTPDCSLCSLSDNQPDPRWKALDVEGQVRQMVLEEEEEEEEKQDRPKSTHVTIPAAYSSGVTLFARRQSELGQELLDAPELPLMFTDAGV